The Candidatus Hydrogenedentota bacterium genome includes the window AGACGGGCGTCGCCGAGCTTGCGGAGCACATGCGCGGCGAGCACTCGGTAAAATCACTGGCCGAAGCCGTGGTCACGTTTTTGTCCGACCATCTGGACGCCCCGATGGCCACGCTCTACGTCCCGGATCCCGCGCGGCAATCCCTCCACCTGAAGGCGAGCTGCGCGGCGGATTTGGATCGCGTACCGGTGACAATTAATATCGGTGACGGCGTCGCCGGGCAGGCGGCCGCGGGCCGACGCGCCAGAACCATCACCGATCTCCCGTCGGAGTATCCGTTCATCTCGTCCTCGCTGGGCGCGACGCCGCCCGGCAGCGTCCTGGCGTATCCAATCCTTCATTCCGGGGAGGTGACGGTCGTTCTGGAGCTTGCATTTATCGGGACGCCCGAAGACCGGGTCCTGGCATTTCTTCGCACGGTGGAGGAGGGTATCGCGATTGCGTTTGCCGCGGCTGTGAGCCGTCAGAGGATGCAGGAACTGCTGGAGGTGCTGCAGGCCCAGACCGAGGAACTTCAAGCCCAGACGGAGGAACTCGAAAGTCAGCAGTTGGCGTTGAAGACGAGCAATGAGGAGCTCGAACAGCAAAGCGAGGAACTCCGCTCATCGAATGAAGAGCTTGAAGAGAAGACCCAGGCCCTGGAGCGGCAAGCGGCCCAGCTTGAAGAGCGACGCCAGGAAGTGGAGCGAGGCAAGCATGAGATTGAGGAGAAGGCGAGCGAGCTTGAGCTTGCCAACCGCTATAAGTCGGAGTTCCTGGCGAATATGTCCCATGAACTCCGCACGCCGCTCAACAGCCTCCTTATCCTGGCCAAGATGCTCGCCGGAAACGATGAGGGTAACCTGAACGACGAGCAGGTGGCCTCCGCCCGCATTATCTATGAGGGGGGGCAGGATCTCCTCCTCCTGATTAACGAGATCCTGGATCTGTCGAAGGTCGAGGCCGGCATGATGGAGATACGCCCCGAACCCATCGGCCTGGAGGGCCTGCTTGCGCGCACCCAGAGTCTCTTCCAGCCCACCGCCTCCGAAAAGGGGCTCGACTTCTCCGTCACGCGACTTGGCGGGACTCCCGACTCACTCTTCACCGATGGGCAGCGGCTGGAGCAGATTCTGCGCAATCTCCTGTCCAACGCGTTCAAGTTTACCGCCGCGGGATCGGTACGCCTGGAGGTTCATAAGCCGGGGCGTGAGGCCGAACTCGCCTATGGCGGCCCCTGGCGGGATGGTGGAATCGCATTCTCGATTCACGACGCGGGCCCCGGAATCCCCGAAGACAAACGCGAGGCCATTTTTGAGGCGTTTCGCCAGGCGGATGGTTCAACGAGCCGCCACTACGGCGGAACGGGTCTGGGCCTGAGCATTTCCCGTGCGCTCGCCCATCTGCTTGGCGGGGAGATCGGGCTGGAAACCAGTGTCGGCCAGGGAAGCACGTTCACGCTCTATCTTCCCATCTCGGTGAACGTCCCACCCGGCGGCGGAACGCGTGGATACCCAGTGCCGCCGCCCGCCCCGATTCCGGCGGAGCCGGTCGTTTCGGCGCCAGGGGGCCAGGAGAGCGCGCCACAGCCCTTTGTGCCCGATGACCGGGAATTGATCGAGCCGGGTGATCGCACGGTGCTGATTATCGAGGATGACCGTACGTTTGCCGGGATTTTGCTGGAGCAGGCGCACAAGAAGGGTTTCAAATGCCTGACGGCCGGCGACGGAAGCGGGGGCATCAGGCTGGCCAATCAATTCAAGCCAAGCGCCATCATTCTGGACCTGGGATTGCCCGATATCGATGGTGGAACGGTGCTGGATAGCCTGAAATACAACCTCGCCACGCGACACATCCCCGTGCATGTGGTTTCAGCCAGGGATAAGTCCAGGGAGATGCTCAACAAAGGCGCGCTGGGGTACCTGAGCAAACCAGTGGACCTGATGGCCATCGACCAGGCCCTGGAACGGATCGAGGAGCTCCTCGTCAGTACCGCCAAGAGAATACTTGTGGTGGAGGATGACGGTCACAGCCGCAGCGCCATCGAGAAGCTTCTGGCCGCCGAAGGGGTGGAGATCATCGGATCCGGCACGGGTGCCGACGCCATTGAACGCGTGAATACCGGGAATTTCGACTGCATTATCCTCGATCTCGGTTTACCCGACATGTCCGGCTTCGACGTGCTCCGATCCCTGGCGTCCAATCCTGCCATTGCCCTTCCCCCCACGATTGTATACACGGGGAGGGAGCTGACCCGCGAAGAGGTTCGGGAACTCGGAAAGTACACGACCAATGTGGTCGTAAAGGGAGTAAACTCGCCGGAACGCCTACTCGACGAAACTTCCCTCTTTCTCCATACGGTCGCGTCCAAACTTCCGCGTGTCCAGCGCCAGATGCTTCGCATGCTCCACGATCCGGAGCACCTGCTGAAGGGGCGGAAGGTACTGCTGGTGGACGACGATCTCCGCAACAGTTTCGCCCTTTCCCGCGTATTGGAGAAGGCCAGTCTGAATGTATTTCTGGCGGAGAATGGCGAAGTCGCGCTTGACACCCTGGACCGCGAGCCGGACATCGAGTTGGTCCTGATGGACATTATGATGCCCGTGATGGACGGCTACGAGGCCATAGCCCGGATTCGCGCCCAGTCCCGCTTCAAGGAGTTGCCCATTGTGGCGCTGACGGCCAAGGCCATGCAGGATGACCGGGCGAAGTGCATCGAGGCCGGGGCCAACGATTATCTGGCCAAGCCGCTGGATACCGACAAACTCCTGTCCCTGATGAGGCTCCTGCTGTACAAATGAGAGACAAAGTACTCCGAGATTTGGAAGTCGAATTGCTGCTGGAGGGGATTCAGCGCCGCTACGGCCATGACTTCCGGCACTACGCGCGGGCCTCCCTGAACCGCCGCGTTGGTAATCTTGTCCTGAAGATGGGGCTGAAGCATGTGTCGGAGCTCATTCCGCTGGTGCTGCGCGACGAAAGGGTCTTCAACGACTTTCTTCGGGAAATGTCCGTCACCGTGACCGAGATGTTCCGGGATCCACAGTTCTATCGGGTGCTGAAGGACGAAGTGCTGCCCTATCTCGCGACCTACCCGCTCATTCGGATCTGGCACGCGGGCTGCGCCACGGGCGAAGAGGTCTATTCCGTCGCAATCGTGCTGAAGCAGGCGGGCCTGTACAATCGCGCGCAGATCTATGCGACGGACTTTAACAATGAGTCCCTCGACCATGCAAAGGCCGGCGTGTACGAACTGGATCGGCTGGCGAAATTCTCGGCCAACTATGAAGGTACCCTTCCGGTCGAGTCTCTGTCGGAATACTATGTCACCAACGATACCTCCGTGAAGATGCTGGACTCCCTGAAGCAACACATCACGTTCGCCAATCACAATCTGGTGACCGATGGCGTGTTTGGCGAAATGAATCTCATCATCTGCCGGAACGTCCTGATCTACTTTGATCGCGAGCTGCAGGACCGTGTCCTGCGCCTTTTCCTCGACAGCCTCGGGTATCGCGGGTTTCTATGCCTCGGTTCAAAGGAGTCGCTGGGGTTTTCGGGGGTTGGGGAGTATTTTGAACCGGTATCCAGGAGCGAGCGGGTCTTTCGACGTCTACGCCATGAGAGTCAGTTCGCGCTCGCGGGAGGCGCCCGCCATGATTGACGCCATAGCCATTGGCGTTTCCGCCGGGGGCGTGAATGCGCTCACCAATCTGCTGCCCGGCCTGCCCGCGGACTTTCGCTGTGCGGTGATGATCGTGCAACACCTCCCCGAGGACTCCATGGGAGCCCTCGTATCCATTCTCCACCAGACCTGCCGGATGCCACTGAAGGAGGCCGAGGTGGGCGAGCGGATACGGGGCGGCAGTGTTTACCTTGCCCCGCCCGGTTACCATCTCCTGGTCGAGAACAATCGCACCTTCAGCCTCTCCAATGACGGGCCGGTTAACCACGCCCGCCCGTCCATCGATGTATTGTTCGAAAGCGCGGCGGACGCCTATGAGGAACGGATCGCGGGAGTTATTCTAACCGGGGCAAACTCCGATGGCGCGGCCGGACTCGCCGCGATCAAGCGGGCGGGGGGCGTTACCATTGTACAGAACCCCGAAACGGCGGAGTCTCCGGCCATGCCCCGCGCGGCCCTGAGAGCAACGCAAGTGGACTTTCAGTTGAATCTTGTCGATATCGCACCCCTCCTCTGCACCCTGAGCCGCACCCGAATGGGTGACGTACCCGCCCAAGGAACCAGCCATGCCGCCCAATCCCGCTGCCCCGGTTGACGAACCGGTCAAGGTCCTGGTTGTGGATGATCGCCCCGAGAACATCTACGCCATGGAGCTTCTCCTCAAGTCCCTCGATGTCACCGTCGTCAGCGCCCAGTCGGGGCAGGATGCCCTGCGATTGCTGCTCCACCACGATTTTGCCGTGGTGCTGCTGGATGTGCAAATGCCGGAAATGGACGGATTCGAACTGGCCGCGCTGATGCGCAGCAATCGCAAGACCGCCACGGTCCCGATTATATTCCTCACGGCGCTCAGCAGGGAGGACAAACA containing:
- a CDS encoding chemotaxis protein CheB; the protein is MIDAIAIGVSAGGVNALTNLLPGLPADFRCAVMIVQHLPEDSMGALVSILHQTCRMPLKEAEVGERIRGGSVYLAPPGYHLLVENNRTFSLSNDGPVNHARPSIDVLFESAADAYEERIAGVILTGANSDGAAGLAAIKRAGGVTIVQNPETAESPAMPRAALRATQVDFQLNLVDIAPLLCTLSRTRMGDVPAQGTSHAAQSRCPG
- a CDS encoding protein-glutamate O-methyltransferase CheR; the protein is MRDKVLRDLEVELLLEGIQRRYGHDFRHYARASLNRRVGNLVLKMGLKHVSELIPLVLRDERVFNDFLREMSVTVTEMFRDPQFYRVLKDEVLPYLATYPLIRIWHAGCATGEEVYSVAIVLKQAGLYNRAQIYATDFNNESLDHAKAGVYELDRLAKFSANYEGTLPVESLSEYYVTNDTSVKMLDSLKQHITFANHNLVTDGVFGEMNLIICRNVLIYFDRELQDRVLRLFLDSLGYRGFLCLGSKESLGFSGVGEYFEPVSRSERVFRRLRHESQFALAGGARHD
- a CDS encoding response regulator, yielding MLKNARLATRIGLGFLSIVAISALLGIFCVTSMSRVESVASDLAGEHIPAVSIASDIERWSYLTMYATRGYVFAGDGSLKGTAEENLAKVMASIDAGLAHASAHDNRALADRIQVARDQATVYANRFHETVQEIETMAGDRKDFEASMNRFLQACEGLLALQYDGSESGKEGDAAGGSEKAAPVPDIGADHVEKVRIAESLLAVGNEIRLDAWRAIALNDPAIMRATQANYKEADTLLQALSPRGTGTDERDLIEECRAAREDCGMTMDSFLMRWQSRLEKDEERAVAAQGVLDTARDAAKLNMETMDRYANSAAEQLSQTSKTLALGLFVGAVVALLLAGAITSGITGPLEQLTRAAGLAAEGDLREVPEIHTGGELGALSATFRRMNLFFREMGEKGDALARGDYTIEIRPRSENDALGKSFAEVTRTLRAVAEVSQGGASGDYSAQVEVKGERDELGRAINEMIRRLRAVAEESKSREWFKTGVAELAEHMRGEHSVKSLAEAVVTFLSDHLDAPMATLYVPDPARQSLHLKASCAADLDRVPVTINIGDGVAGQAAAGRRARTITDLPSEYPFISSSLGATPPGSVLAYPILHSGEVTVVLELAFIGTPEDRVLAFLRTVEEGIAIAFAAAVSRQRMQELLEVLQAQTEELQAQTEELESQQLALKTSNEELEQQSEELRSSNEELEEKTQALERQAAQLEERRQEVERGKHEIEEKASELELANRYKSEFLANMSHELRTPLNSLLILAKMLAGNDEGNLNDEQVASARIIYEGGQDLLLLINEILDLSKVEAGMMEIRPEPIGLEGLLARTQSLFQPTASEKGLDFSVTRLGGTPDSLFTDGQRLEQILRNLLSNAFKFTAAGSVRLEVHKPGREAELAYGGPWRDGGIAFSIHDAGPGIPEDKREAIFEAFRQADGSTSRHYGGTGLGLSISRALAHLLGGEIGLETSVGQGSTFTLYLPISVNVPPGGGTRGYPVPPPAPIPAEPVVSAPGGQESAPQPFVPDDRELIEPGDRTVLIIEDDRTFAGILLEQAHKKGFKCLTAGDGSGGIRLANQFKPSAIILDLGLPDIDGGTVLDSLKYNLATRHIPVHVVSARDKSREMLNKGALGYLSKPVDLMAIDQALERIEELLVSTAKRILVVEDDGHSRSAIEKLLAAEGVEIIGSGTGADAIERVNTGNFDCIILDLGLPDMSGFDVLRSLASNPAIALPPTIVYTGRELTREEVRELGKYTTNVVVKGVNSPERLLDETSLFLHTVASKLPRVQRQMLRMLHDPEHLLKGRKVLLVDDDLRNSFALSRVLEKASLNVFLAENGEVALDTLDREPDIELVLMDIMMPVMDGYEAIARIRAQSRFKELPIVALTAKAMQDDRAKCIEAGANDYLAKPLDTDKLLSLMRLLLYK